The following is a genomic window from Nitrosomonas communis.
GGTTTACCTATGGATGTATTCTCACCTTCAGAAACCATCAAAACCTGGTCAATGACGAGATCACTGCCGGCTTCCGCTACAATCTGTTCTATTTTTAGTTTATTACCGACTTCAACACGATATTGTTTTCCGCCAGTTTTTATTACAGCATACATATCCTATTCATCCTCTTTCATATATTCTAAAATTATACAATTGTCCGAACATCTTGTGTGACAAATATTTAATATCTAATTATATCAATCCAGCTTGACACTTAAGCTGTGACATTTCTACTATAGTTATTTCTTCAAGGGGTTGTTGTGCCAATCGAACGTATTAGGAGCTTTATTGCTCAGGACATGAGCGCTGTTGATGCTGTGATACGACAAAAGCTTCATTCTCAGGTCGCACTTATTCATCAAATAGGTGAATACATCATTCATAATGGAGGCAAACGACTGCGCCCGGCACTGGTAATTTTATCTGCCGGTGTATTTAATTATTCCGGGCAGCATCATCACAGTCTCGCTGCCGTCGTTGAATTCATTCATACCGCTACACTATTACATGATGATGTCGTAGACGAATCACAGTTACGGCGTAATAAAGCAACTGCCAATGCTTTATTTGGTAATGCATCCAGTGTATTAGTGGGAGATTTTCTTTATTCGCGCTCCTTCCAAATGATGGTGGAGGTCGATAATATGCGTATTATGAAAGTTCTCTCTGATGCCACGAATATCATAGCCGAAGGTGAGGTATTACAATTACTAAATTGTAGAGATCCTGATGTAGAAGAAGAAAATTATCTACGTGTTATTCGCTTTAAGACCGCCAAACTTTTTGAGGCCGCTGCACGTATTGGGGCCATTCTTGGCAACGCCACTCAATTTGAAGAAGAAGCTTTAGCAATCTATGGAATGCACCTAGGCACGGCATTCCAATTGATCGATGATCTGCTGGATTATTCAGGCGATTACCAGGATACGGGCAAAAATCTTGGGGATGATCTTGCTGAGGGCAAACCCACCTTACCTTTAATTTATGCCATGCGCACAGGTTCAGACAAGCAGGCAAGTGTCATACGTGAAGCCATCAAATCAGGTGGAGCAAGCGGATTCCAAACGGTTCTAGAAATTATTCAGCAAACAGGCGCCCTTGACTATGCACAACAACGCGCGCAAAAGGAAGCTGAAATAGCGGCAGAAGCTATCGCGAAATTGTCTGATTCTAGCTATAAGGAATGTTTGTTACAATTAGCTCATTTCGCTGTAACAAGAAATCATTAATGCTATATCAATTCGCTCCCTTTATTGCCATCACAATCAGTTGGAATAAAACTCAGCGTACGGCTGCACGTATGAATACAAATTTATAAGATGTTCACGGGGTGTAGCTCAGCCTGGTAGAGTACTGCGTTCGGGACGCAGGCGTCGGAGGTTCAAATCCTCTCACCCCGACCAATCTTTATATACACAAGCGCTGGCAAAAGATTTGCATCCTCTTTCTACCAAGTAAAAAAGTTGATCTGCGTCCATTTTATTACCACTGCTTGTGTTTCTTATCGATAAAGACAGGAAAATAAATTAAACTTGCAGGTTGGGCAAGTCATACATTTTCATGTCGGCAAGTGACAAATAATCATTATTTCCCTGTTTTCTTTTATTCGCCTATTTTTATTTAATTTTTTTTCAAAATTCCATCTCGAAATACATTAACTAAATAGCCTTTTTTTATTTGCGAAAAAGCATCAACTTTGGAGTCATCATGCAACATCTAGAAGAAGTCAAAAATATCTTGGCTAATGTCCTCAATTTAGGCGAGCGTAAACACTCACTTAGAGAAGATACTATTTTACTTGGAAATCTCCCTGAGCTGGATTCAATGGCAGTCGTCAATGTCATCACAGCACTGGAAGAATATTATGATATTTCAATAGATGATGATGAAATAAGCGCTAATACCTTTGAAACACTTGGCAGCCTGACCCGCTTTGTTGAGCAGAAATTATCATATTGAAATCGCTAGAAAATCCTCCCTTTGCTTTTTATCTGCAAACCGAGCAGGAAAAGCGTGCTTATCTTCATTATTAATCCGCTCTATCATTTAACTATTGTGGTTAAGTAGCCAAGATAATTGATCAATTTTTGTAATGAAATAGATGTCTGCTCCTCTAATGGTGAGTAGACCGAGGGAATCTCGCTTCACTTTCTCAAGACTCCGATAAACCCTTTCTATGTGCCGGGTTCAAACTTATGGCGCCGTTGCTCGCGTCAACCTGAGCAATTTTCCATTCTCCTCATCAGTTAACAGATAAATCGCACCATCCGGCCCTGCTGCAACATCGCGAATCCGTGCGCTATCTTTCAATAATTTTTCATCACCCAGAACATTCTTCCCATTGACTATCAACCGGGCCAGATGCTTGCCGGCCAATGCCCCAACAAATAAATTACCCTTCCATTCCGGGAACATATTGCCTTGATAAAACATCATGCCAGAAGGAGCGATAGAAGGTGTCCAGTAATAAATCGGCTCTTCAAATCCTCGCTCGGCATGCTCCTTTTTGATGGGTACCATCCAGTAGTGAATGCCATAACTGGCTAGTGGCCAGCCATAATTCTTGCCGGGTTTGGGAATATTGATTTCATCTCCTCCACGGGGACCATGTTCATGAATCCATAATTCTCCGGTACCAGGATGAATGGCAGCTCCTTGAATATGCCGATGACCGTAGGACCAGATTTCAGGTTTGGCCCGGGGGTCCCTGACAAAGGGATTGTCAGAGGGCACAGAGCCATCACTACGTATTCTGACCAGTTTACCGAGATGATTATCGAGTTGCTGAGCTTGGTCCATATATTTGAAACGTTCACCAAGCGTCACAAAAAGATTGCCATCCGGCGCAAATA
Proteins encoded in this region:
- the ispB gene encoding octaprenyl diphosphate synthase → MPIERIRSFIAQDMSAVDAVIRQKLHSQVALIHQIGEYIIHNGGKRLRPALVILSAGVFNYSGQHHHSLAAVVEFIHTATLLHDDVVDESQLRRNKATANALFGNASSVLVGDFLYSRSFQMMVEVDNMRIMKVLSDATNIIAEGEVLQLLNCRDPDVEEENYLRVIRFKTAKLFEAAARIGAILGNATQFEEEALAIYGMHLGTAFQLIDDLLDYSGDYQDTGKNLGDDLAEGKPTLPLIYAMRTGSDKQASVIREAIKSGGASGFQTVLEIIQQTGALDYAQQRAQKEAEIAAEAIAKLSDSSYKECLLQLAHFAVTRNH
- the rplU gene encoding 50S ribosomal protein L21; translation: MYAVIKTGGKQYRVEVGNKLKIEQIVAEAGSDLVIDQVLMVSEGENTSIGKPFLDSAKVSATVVGHGRHDKVRIFKMRRRKHYQRHQGHRQNYTEIQITDISA
- a CDS encoding acyl carrier protein, whose translation is MQHLEEVKNILANVLNLGERKHSLREDTILLGNLPELDSMAVVNVITALEEYYDISIDDDEISANTFETLGSLTRFVEQKLSY
- a CDS encoding PQQ-dependent sugar dehydrogenase; the protein is MTRIMLIIKLFALFASSSPYFFSTAYAQSSQVKFDVHVLVNGLNHPWSMVFLPDGQILLTERIGQLRIVSTDGKLSAPIKGVPAVFAEDQGGLLGLALDPDFSKNHLIYFSYAESQADKAGTVVARAKLVDMALENLQVIFRQQPKTDGNKHFGSRLVFAPDGNLFVTLGERFKYMDQAQQLDNHLGKLVRIRSDGSVPSDNPFVRDPRAKPEIWSYGHRHIQGAAIHPGTGELWIHEHGPRGGDEINIPKPGKNYGWPLASYGIHYWMVPIKKEHAERGFEEPIYYWTPSIAPSGMMFYQGNMFPEWKGNLFVGALAGKHLARLIVNGKNVLGDEKLLKDSARIRDVAAGPDGAIYLLTDEENGKLLRLTRATAP